CCTCGCTTCGGCGGCTGGGCAACGGGCGAATCGACGTCAGGACGTCGAAAACCCAAATGATCTACGAGCTCGACCCCAAGACGCTGGCCTGCCTGGATCTCGTGTTCTCGTCCACCTTTAGAAGCCTGCACGAGAAAGCCGCCCTGGCAGGAATCACGCAGACTGTCTTGGGCGACGCCTACGGCGAAAAGCTCAAGCGCGGCTTCCTCTACTGGACCGGCCGGGAATGGACCTCGACCCCGAGTTGGGCCGTTCGCCGGCCGTAGCGAAGTCCTCTGAAACCATCCCCCAGGGAATCTTTCCGCGCGACCGGAGAAAGTTCCTATCGCCCCCCATTCAACACGGAGCGCCTCGTGAACGAGACGCCCTTTGAGGAAACCCGCGGAAAATCCCGGTCAATAAATGACCGCTAGCCCGAACCACAACTCGTTGTCGGGATTGACCTCGCTAAGAAAAACGAACGTGTAATTGACAGACGGCATGACGGTCAGCCGGCCCCATTTGAACGGCAGCGACGCGCTCAAGCCCAAATCGGACAGGCCGCTGCCGTCGATGAACTGGCCCGCGTTGTACCCAAGCCCGGCGGACAGCCGAAGCTCCGCCGCGCCGCCCAGCGGGATCGTCCGGCCGGCCTTGAGCAGGGCGTAAAGCCCGCTTCCCAGGTTGACGTCGTAATAGACGGTCAGGGAAGGCTCGAGGGGCAGGCCGGGCAGGCCGGCCGAGGCAAAGAATTCTTGCGTGGTATCCCGCCGGAACGAAAAGCGAGGCGTGGAATACTGAACCCTGCGGCCAGGGCCAGGCTTTCGGGAGTCTTGAAAGCGTACGTCACAGTCAGATCGGTCTCGTCGTCGGCCCGGTACAGCGCCCGGTCGCCCAAGGCGAAACTGATCCAGATGTTGGCGGAAAATCCCGATCCGCCGAAGGCATAAGTCAGCGAAGGCTGAAAAGCGCCGTTGTTCGGGGAGAAGAGATCGAATCCCCGCCAGATGTAGCGGGAGACGAGGTCCGCCTGGGCGGAAAGCTGAGCCGAGGCGGGAGCGGCCGCGAGGACAAGCACGGCCGCCGCCGACGCCGCGGCCGCAAGCAGGGATCTTCCCCGCTTGCGATCACATCTCATACGCTTGTTCGCCGTGCAGGGCTTCGTCCAACCCCAATTCGTCTTTCTCGGAAATGCGGACGGGGGTGATCTTGTTGATCAGCCAGAGCATGGCCCAAGTGAAGACGAAGGCGTAAAGCCCGGCCCCCGCCACGGCCAGGACTTCTTTAAAGAAGAAGGGCGCGTTGCCCCGCAGCAGTCCGTCAACACCGGCCGCGTTGGCCGCCTTGGTGGCGAAGACCCCGAGCAGAACGACGCCCAGCGTCCCGCCGACACCGTGAACGCCCCAGACGTCCAAGGCGTCGTCCCAGCCCAGCCGGTTCTTCAGCGCCACCGCGTAGTAACAGACGAGTCCGGCGATGATCCCGATCAGCGCGGCCTGCCCGGTCGTCACGTAGCCTGCTGCGGGTGTGATCGTGGCCAGCCCGGCCACGGCCCCGGTCAACAGACCGACGAACTTCGGCTTCCGCGACTTGCCCCATTCGATGAACAGCCAGACGATCGCGGCGAAGGAGGCGGCCACGTCGGTATTGAGGAAGGCCAGGGCGGTGATCTTATCGGCCCGCAGCTCCGAGCCGGCATTGAATCCGTACCAGCCGAACCACAGCAGGCCGGTCCCGAGGGCGATGAGCGGGATGCTATGCATGCCCTTATCGGTCACTTTTCGCTTCCCGACGAAGAGGATTGAAGCCAAAGCTGCCATGCCGGCGATGGCGTGGACGACGATGCCGCCGGCAAAATCCAGGACGCCGTGCACGGCCAGGAAGCCTCCGCCCCAAACCATGTGGACCATCGGGAAGTAGACCAGGAGGAGCCACACGGTTAAAAAGATCATATAGGCCTTGAAGCTGACCCGATTGGTAAACGCCCCCGTGATCAGGGCAGGCGTGATGATGGCGAACATCATCTGGTAGGCGATGAAGACGAAGAGCGGGATGTTGTTCCCGGCCAGAACGGTTTCCGGCGTCACTCCCTTCAGGAAGGCCAACTTCAGGTTGCCAAAGACGGCTCCTTCGCCTCCCGAAAAGCAGAGCGAGTAACCGCAAATGAACCAGATCACGGTCGTCCAACCCATGGAGACGAAGCTCTGAATCATGATGGCCAGAACGTTTTTGCGGCCGACCAGCCCGCCGTAAAAGAAAGCCAGACCGGGCGTCATCAGCATGACCAACGAAGTGGCCAGCAGCATGAAGCCGGTGTTGCCGGTGTCGAACATGGGATCCTCCTCACGGAGCGCGATTCGGGAGGCGAACCGGCCCCCGAGTCGGGGCCCGGCCTCCGGAATCACCCTACTCACCGGCCGTGAGGCTGGTATTTGGATTATGTTATAATTTCGTGAGACGCCATGACGTCGACACCCCGCTCGATATCCTCCCCGCTTCCGCCGACCACGACGGCCCGGCCCCGGCTTCTGTTCGTCGAGGATGACGCCAACTTGCGCGGCAGCTTGTCCTATATCCTGGAGCGGGAGGATTT
The nucleotide sequence above comes from Candidatus Aminicenantes bacterium. Encoded proteins:
- a CDS encoding ammonium transporter yields the protein MFDTGNTGFMLLATSLVMLMTPGLAFFYGGLVGRKNVLAIMIQSFVSMGWTTVIWFICGYSLCFSGGEGAVFGNLKLAFLKGVTPETVLAGNNIPLFVFIAYQMMFAIITPALITGAFTNRVSFKAYMIFLTVWLLLVYFPMVHMVWGGGFLAVHGVLDFAGGIVVHAIAGMAALASILFVGKRKVTDKGMHSIPLIALGTGLLWFGWYGFNAGSELRADKITALAFLNTDVAASFAAIVWLFIEWGKSRKPKFVGLLTGAVAGLATITPAAGYVTTGQAALIGIIAGLVCYYAVALKNRLGWDDALDVWGVHGVGGTLGVVLLGVFATKAANAAGVDGLLRGNAPFFFKEVLAVAGAGLYAFVFTWAMLWLINKITPVRISEKDELGLDEALHGEQAYEM